AATTGTGGCCACGAGGTTGTAGAGTTCCCAGGTCACCTCATCGTAGATGTAGACGCGGCGAGGCATGTCAGTCAGCACGAAGAGTGAAGCGAAAAGCAGGAGCCCGAGCACTGTGCCCCAGAAGTGGATTTTGCCCAGCTTTTCGTCCAGGAACCGACCGAACATCCGAGGGAACCAGTAGTAAATTCCACCCACGACACCCATTACTACGGCGCCTAGCGTGTAGTGGAAATGTGCTACAATATAGTAGGTCCCCCTCAGGTGGTAGTCGATTGCGGCTGATGACAGGAATACGCCTGTCACGCCCCCGATGACGAATACGGCCACAGCACCCAGAGCAAACAGGTTGGCAGTGGGGAAAGTGATTCTCCCGCCATACAGCGTTGCTATCAGGCAAATCATTAACACTCCGAACGGAATCGAAATCAGCTCGGTGGTCACGCTCATGAACTCCCTCAATAGCGGGTCAATGCCAGTGATGAACATGTGGTGGACCCAGACGATAACACTGAGGGCCGTTCCGACAATGAGCGAATAGATGATGTAGCGCTTGCCATAGAGCGGCTTGCGGGCAAATACTGGAATTATCTCAGCTACAATCCCCAGTTCCGGCATCAGCACCACGTAAACCTCAGGATGGCCAAAGAACCAGAACAGGTGCCCCCACAGGATTGCGCCATTCGTCGAGTCCGCGAAGAACATCGTCCCGAAGATGCGGTCACCGACCAGCATCAGCAGTGCTCCTAGCAGGGCCGGGAAAATCACCAGCATTAGCACCACCGTGAACAGCATGGTCCAAGTGAAAATCGGCATGTCCCAGAGGCTCATTCCCGGCTTGCGGTGGTTCAGGATTGTGACTA
This is a stretch of genomic DNA from Candidatus Poseidoniia archaeon. It encodes these proteins:
- a CDS encoding cbb3-type cytochrome c oxidase subunit I yields the protein MNTVVLKRWLSTTNHKDVGLMYFFATLLFGFIGLALSLLIRLQLYQPNSGTALLDWGPGEPGEFYNSIVTMHGAVMVLFFASPLSFGFANYMVPLQIGAKDMAFPRLNAFSFWAFLLGGLVAASGFLLGGAADVGWTFYSPLTSLEYSPGNGVNLAGAGLVLLVMSVTASTINFIVTILNHRKPGMSLWDMPIFTWTMLFTVVLMLVIFPALLGALLMLVGDRIFGTMFFADSTNGAILWGHLFWFFGHPEVYVVLMPELGIVAEIIPVFARKPLYGKRYIIYSLIVGTALSVIVWVHHMFITGIDPLLREFMSVTTELISIPFGVLMICLIATLYGGRITFPTANLFALGAVAVFVIGGVTGVFLSSAAIDYHLRGTYYIVAHFHYTLGAVVMGVVGGIYYWFPRMFGRFLDEKLGKIHFWGTVLGLLLFASLFVLTDMPRRVYIYDEVTWELYNLVATIGAVIAFLAQLVFLYNLVRSLSHGEQAGSNPWGASTLEWSDSD